From Sporosarcina sp. Marseille-Q4943, the proteins below share one genomic window:
- a CDS encoding CAP-associated domain-containing protein translates to MKVLWKIALLLCVLLALFYFMGSRIQENEPLESPVKHGTAIPAPNKEVVELTAGPKRPETGLSTLVGKSSDRLVELIGEPDRIEPSAYGYEWWVYLEDIQLMAGVEDGIVNQVFSADQEADVTPIPIGQNINEVFRFSIIESEVNVILDENIYTFTLNSQDLKDRILLKYEDLYAQVYVDAEDEVIEGVRFIDPKTLVIHQPYDMEFAGDLVVTNRPSSSVQMEVDRSMERQIIELTNMYREHHGLNPLENDYWLSLLAQNHSKDMALENYFSHESPSAGNLSQRLKSLGIEHKKAGENIAANYVDAIEAVHGWLNSPAHRSVLLDSDVTDIGTGAYGKYYTQVLIKSDKKENPNSNFLRK, encoded by the coding sequence TTGAAAGTATTATGGAAAATAGCATTATTACTGTGTGTCCTTCTCGCGTTATTTTATTTCATGGGGAGCAGGATCCAGGAAAATGAACCGCTTGAATCGCCGGTCAAACATGGAACGGCAATTCCGGCTCCGAATAAGGAAGTCGTTGAACTGACAGCTGGTCCTAAACGGCCTGAAACAGGGCTTTCCACTCTTGTCGGAAAGTCTTCCGATCGACTAGTTGAGTTGATAGGGGAACCTGACAGGATTGAACCATCCGCTTATGGGTATGAGTGGTGGGTGTACTTGGAAGATATTCAGTTGATGGCGGGTGTTGAAGACGGTATAGTCAATCAAGTTTTCAGTGCTGATCAGGAGGCGGATGTAACACCTATCCCTATTGGTCAGAACATTAATGAAGTATTTCGCTTTTCGATTATCGAGTCTGAAGTTAATGTGATATTGGATGAAAATATTTATACATTTACTTTGAATAGTCAGGACTTAAAGGATAGGATCTTGCTTAAGTATGAAGATTTGTATGCGCAAGTGTATGTCGATGCCGAGGATGAGGTAATTGAAGGTGTCCGTTTCATCGATCCGAAAACGCTTGTCATCCATCAGCCGTATGATATGGAATTCGCAGGGGATTTAGTCGTGACCAATCGGCCATCTTCATCGGTGCAAATGGAAGTCGATCGTTCGATGGAAAGGCAAATTATTGAACTGACGAATATGTATCGGGAACATCATGGTTTAAATCCGCTTGAAAATGATTACTGGTTATCATTGCTTGCTCAAAACCATAGCAAGGATATGGCGCTTGAAAATTATTTTTCGCATGAGTCGCCATCGGCAGGCAATTTATCGCAACGGTTAAAAAGCTTAGGCATTGAACATAAAAAAGCCGGGGAGAATATCGCTGCCAATTACGTGGATGCCATAGAAGCAGTCCATGGTTGGCTGAATTCTCCCGCTCATCGTAGTGTCTTGCTGGATTCGGATGTGACCGATATTGGTACAGGGGCATATGGAAAGTACTATACGCAAGTGCTGATTAAATCAGACAAGAAAGAAAACCCGAACTCGAACTTTTTACGTAAATGA